A window of Candidatus Krumholzibacteriia bacterium genomic DNA:
CTGGATGGTGTGCGCGTGCAGGTGCACCGGCACGGCCACGAGGTGCACGTGTTCTCGCGGCAACTCCGTGAGGTGTCGGCGCTCACACCGGAGACCGTGGAGCTGGCGCGCAGTCTGCCGGTGCAGAGCGTGATCCTCGACGGCGAGCTCATTGGTCTCGATGCAGAGGGCCGTCCCGTGCCTTTCCAGGACCTCATGAGCCAGTTTGCGCGGGAGAGCAAGGCGACTCCAGCGAAACGAGCGCCGGCAAGTTCGGCCGAAGACCTCCCGCGCCTGGTGCCGGTCTTCTTCGACATCCTCGAGCACGACGGCGAGGTCTGCGTGGAGAAGCCGTACGAGGAGAGACGACGTCTCCTGGAGCGCCTCGTGCCCGCGGCGCACTTGGTACCGCAGCGGCTCGCGGAGGACCTCGGGGCGGCACGCGCCGTGTTCGATGCAGCGCTGGCGGCCGGGCACGAGGGCGTGCTCCTCAAGCAGCTGGACTCCACGTACTCGGCGGGCCGGCGCGGCGCCGCCTGGTGCAAGGTGAAGCCGGCGGTGACGCTGGATCTCGTGATCCTCGCCGCCGAGTGGGGTCACGGCCGCCGGCAGGGCTTCCTGTCGAACTTGCATCTCGGGGCGCGGGACCCGGTGGATCCGGAGCGCTTCCACATGCTCGGCAAGACCTTCAAAGGCCTCACCGATCAGATGCTGCGCGAGATGACCGCGGACCTCCTGCAACTGGAGACGCGGCGTGAAGGACACATCGTTCACGTCCGGCCCGTTCGCGTCGTCGAGATCGCCTTCGACGAGGTGCAGCGCAGTCCGCGCTACGACTCGGGATTCGCGCTGCGCTTCGCGCGGGTGAAGCGCTTCCGGCCGGACAAGTCCGCGACCGAAGCCAACACGATCGACGAGGTGCGGAGCATCCACGCGCGGCAAACCTGACACCTCGTTGCGGAGTCGAAGCAGAGGGGGCGGTCTGAGGTTCCCTGGGGGAAGACGGGGCAGTATAGTGTGCCGCGCCGGAACAGTTCGCGGGGTGGTGCCCGTCGAGTCTTTGAAGATTCCGAATGAGGAGGGGTCATGCAGCCGCGGTTCACGACTTTCCTGGCTGTCGCCATGGCGCTCATCGCCCTCGCCGGTTGTTCCAAGGTGGCGGTCTCGGGGCGCAACCAGCTGATCCTCATCCCCGATGGGGAGCTTCTCTCCATGAGCACGATGCAGTACCAGCAGTTCCTGCAGGAGAACAAGGTCAGCCACGACCAGAGGTCGGTCGCCATGGTGCAACGCGTCGGCAAGGACATCCAGGGTGCGGTGGAACGCTACTTCCGGCAGCAGGGGCAAGCGGATGCGTTGAAGGGCTACGCCTGGGAGTTCAACGTCGTCGAGAGCAAAGAGGTCAACGCCTGGTGCATGCCGGGTGGCAAGGTGGTTTTCTACAGCGGCATCATCCCGGTGTGCAAAGACGAGACGGGCATCGCGGTGGTGATGGGCCACGAGGTCGCTCACGCCGTGGCCAAGCACGGCGCGGAGCGCATGAGCCAGGAGATGCTGGCGCAACTGGGCGGCACGGCACTATCCGTCGCCCTGGCGAGCAAGCCCCAGGAAACCCAGAACCTATGGATGACAGCCTTCGGCGTGAGCGCGCAGTACGGCGCCCTGCTCCCCTTCAGCCGGGCGCAGGAGAGCGAGGCCGACCACCTCGGGCTCGTGTTCATGGCGATGGCAGGCTACGATCCCAACGCCGCCCTGGGCTTCTGGC
This region includes:
- a CDS encoding M48 family metallopeptidase → MQPRFTTFLAVAMALIALAGCSKVAVSGRNQLILIPDGELLSMSTMQYQQFLQENKVSHDQRSVAMVQRVGKDIQGAVERYFRQQGQADALKGYAWEFNVVESKEVNAWCMPGGKVVFYSGIIPVCKDETGIAVVMGHEVAHAVAKHGAERMSQEMLAQLGGTALSVALASKPQETQNLWMTAFGVSAQYGALLPFSRAQESEADHLGLVFMAMAGYDPNAALGFWQRMATASSGQAPPEILSTHPSDDTRIRKIQEHLPEAMQYYTKR
- a CDS encoding ATP-dependent DNA ligase; this translates as LDGVRVQVHRHGHEVHVFSRQLREVSALTPETVELARSLPVQSVILDGELIGLDAEGRPVPFQDLMSQFARESKATPAKRAPASSAEDLPRLVPVFFDILEHDGEVCVEKPYEERRRLLERLVPAAHLVPQRLAEDLGAARAVFDAALAAGHEGVLLKQLDSTYSAGRRGAAWCKVKPAVTLDLVILAAEWGHGRRQGFLSNLHLGARDPVDPERFHMLGKTFKGLTDQMLREMTADLLQLETRREGHIVHVRPVRVVEIAFDEVQRSPRYDSGFALRFARVKRFRPDKSATEANTIDEVRSIHARQT